The Alistipes finegoldii DSM 17242 DNA segment AGAAACCAAGTGTAAAGAATCCACTAATTCTGCAAGAAAAGAACGAATGAAAGTGAAAAAGTTTTTAAGACCATTATATTCACTATCGCAAATACATGAAATAACAGATCTAGAAAATGTTTATCTAACAATTTTACATATAAATGATTTAAAAAATGAGTTAGAGCGAATACGATGTGAGTACAGTTTATCACTCAAGTAAAAATACAACATAGCTTTACTTTATCCCTGTATTCATATATACGTGCATTAAAGTAAAGCTAACAGAGGGAGAAAAAGAGATGGCTGCGCCAGAACCAAGCCGAACCATAACTGCTGACTTTCTCTTTTGGCTGCAAAAGACACAGAAATCCTGCTCACAAAACAAACATGATTCGAGCCCTTGTCAAGCCACCAAAAGCCCATCCGAAAATCCGTAAAATTACCCTCTATTTTACAGCCACAATCGGCGAAATAATCACCGATATGCCTTATCTTTGCGAAACGGAGATTTAAGAGCAAAAGAGAGCCATTATTCTCTTTTCCCCTTCGTTTGAAGACAAACTAAGGTTAAAAACGTTAAATCTTCGATTTTCGGCGAAAAAACAAGTAAATTTTTGAGCAGTCTATCTTTTAAGCCGTAAATTATTGATAATCAATTAGCATAATATGCTGCATCGGCAAATAGCCAAAAACAAACCGGGACCGACATCCGATCAGAAGATGCCGGTCCCGCTGCTTTATCGAGCGGACAAGGAATTGGCCTGACGCGCCCTAGGCATTCTGCCTGCGAAAATGCGACACACGTCCATCGCCTCTTCCGGAAGAGAGGGTATCGGGGCGGAATCCGGATAAGGGTGCGGCGCGACTACCGCCGCGGCTTCGGAAGACGCCGAGCAATCAGCGTATCGGCCGCATAGAGACCGGGACCTGCGGCGTACATCAGCACGTAAACCGACAGATAGGCCAGCGCCAGTTCGCGCGCCGCGAACGGATCGCCGCCGTGTACGGCGAAGAAAGCCACGCACATCGTGAAAATCATCGGGATAAGAGCCAGCCGGTAGAACAACCCCGCGATAAACCCGACAGAACAGACGACTTCGCCGAAGATCGCCAGCGCGAGCGAAACACCGCTGCCGACACCCAGCGGATCGGGAAACGCGGCGGAAAGCGCATCGAAGTTCTGCCACTTGGCGATGCCGTGCGACATCAGCAGTCCTCCGAAAATAATGCGGGCCGCGAGCAGCAGCCACGAATTGCCGGCGGTATAGGGTTTGTCCGGAAACAGAAATCTCAGTATTGCATACATAATCTTGGAAATTTATGCTCTAATATCACAATAAATGCCGGAATTTCCAACACTCCGCCACACAATTTCGGACATCCGCATGCGATATGCCCCGGACCGCGCAACGGCAAAGGGAGCATGCTCCGATTTTTCGTATCTTTACCGCAGCAATTTACAACATCGCCATGATCCAGCAGACCGAATTCACACTACGCCCCC contains these protein-coding regions:
- a CDS encoding DoxX family protein, encoding MYAILRFLFPDKPYTAGNSWLLLAARIIFGGLLMSHGIAKWQNFDALSAAFPDPLGVGSGVSLALAIFGEVVCSVGFIAGLFYRLALIPMIFTMCVAFFAVHGGDPFAARELALAYLSVYVLMYAAGPGLYAADTLIARRLPKPRR